The following coding sequences are from one Rutidosis leptorrhynchoides isolate AG116_Rl617_1_P2 chromosome 11, CSIRO_AGI_Rlap_v1, whole genome shotgun sequence window:
- the LOC139874217 gene encoding uncharacterized protein → MDPHHLQQSLLTTTITAATTDYDVRERTPLALTSSHSTKTNVPSIIFRVFLISFVGIVSIWANHEASKGFSITIVNDAGKYSSSGKRFSIFYDSNDKATRILLNTSIFVEKVLYPNQEIQHNKKQIKGVTLRLASTNIPSIVSVHSPKPHEYVINLSPSLMETSNNNELVVLAILQGLTRVWLWNGNGETPSVLMNGIVEYISNLAGFKSSDLSTFSENDSILREYNGICWKDVDQRKVAGFFRYVDQSKPPIGGGGEVIRRLNILMKSGWHDSMVDDALGMDGHHACASYGLMIRHHHQSSSL, encoded by the coding sequence ATGGACCCCCACCACCTACAACAATCACTCTTAACCACCACCATCACCGCCGCTACCACTGATTACGATGTTCGTGAACGTACACCTTTGGCACTTACATCATCACATTCAACCAAAACCAACGTTCCAAGCATCATTTTTCGTGTATTTTTAATATCGTTCGTAGGAATAGTTTCCATTTGGGCAAACCACGAGGCGTCAAAAGGCTTCTCCATCACCATTGTGAACGATGCAGGTAAATACTCATCGTCGGGAAAGCGTTTTTCCATATTTTATGATTCAAATGATAAAGCAACGCGAATACTTCTCAACACGAGTATATTTGTTGAAAAAGTTCTCTACCCAAATCAAGAAATCCAACATAACAAGAAACAAATCAAAGGTGTCACTCTTAGACTAGCTTCAACAAATATTCCTTCTATTGTATCGGTTCATTCACCAAAACCTCATGAATATGTGATTAACTTGAGTCCATCTTTAATGGAAACTTCAAACAACAACGAACTCGTCGTATTGGCAATCCTACAAGGTTTGACACGTGTATGGTTGTGGAACGGAAATGGTGAAACTCCATCCGTGCTTATGAATGGTATCGTTGAGTATATAAGCAACTTAGCTGGCTTTAAATCGTCAGATTTATCGACCTTTAGTGAAAATGACAGCATACTGCGTGAATACAATGGGATTTGTTGGAAAGATGTTGATCAAAGAAAGGTGGCAGGGTTTTTCAGGTATGTTGATCAAAGTAAACCACCCATTGGTGGTGGTGGGGAGGTGATCAGAAGGTTGAACATTTTGATGAAAAGTGGGTGGCATGATTCAATGGTGGATGATGCATTAGGCATGGATGGACATCATGCATGTGCATCATATGGGTTGATGATTAGGCATCACCATCAATCCAGCTCATTATAA